The following is a genomic window from Candidatus Dormiibacterota bacterium.
CTCTGCGCCGGCCTCGCACGCGCTGAAAATTCGGCGCCGGCAATCGATGCCTTTCGTGTAGCCTTTGCATCGGTGAACGACTACACGTACAAGCTGCACTCGCACGAGACGCTCGGCTCGCGCACGCAAGATCGCATCTACGACTATTCGTTCATGAAGCCGCACTTCGCGAAGACGCTGATCGAAGCCGGAGACGGCACGGGGTCCGGCGGCGTGTGGGCGGGCGGCAACCAAGTGAGCGGGCATCAGGGCGGGTTCCTCGCCGGCATTCATCTCAAGGTCGATCTCCACGATTCGCGCGCGACGTCGCTTCGCGGCTACACGATTCCCGACGGCCTCATGCAAGATATCGTCGAAACATACGCGACCGTGCCCGGCAAGCTGACCCAAACGGACGGCGGCATCGTCGGGGGTCAGCCCACCGACCGCATGGAGCTCGACGTCACCAATCCCGCGACGAATCACGGCGTAACCAAACAGGTGCTCTACCTGAGCAAAGCGACGCATTTCCCCATCAGGCAGCTTTTGTATGCGGGCGCTACGCTGGTACTCGACCAGACGATCTACGATCTTCACACGAACGTCGGCCTGACGCAGAGCGACTTCCCGTTCTAAAGCCTACCAGCCGGTTCGCGCTCGACTAGAAATACCGCTTGCGCAGCTCGTCGAGCGCGACCGCAAGAAGAATCACTACGCCCAGCACGACCATCTGCAAATACGAATCGATGTGCAAGAGGTTCATCGCGTTGTTCAGCGACCCGATGAGCAGCGCGCCGAAGAACGTCCCGACGATCGTTCCGCGGCCGCCCATGAGGCTCGTGCCGCCGACGACGACCGCCGCGATCGCAGCGAGCATCTCGTTGCCGGTACCCGTCTGCGGCGAGCCCGACGAGAACAGCGCCAAGTACAGGAATCCGACGATCGCCGCACAGACGCCGCTGATGACGTAGACGAGCGTCTTCGTCCTCGCGACATCGACGCCGGCCAGCCGCGACGCTTCTTCGTTTCCTCCGATCGCGAGCACGTAGCGTCCGAAGCGCGTCCGCGTCAACAGCGTCGAGAAGAACAGCCCGACGACGAGCATCCACACGATCGGGAAGAGATTGCCTTGAACGTGCAGCAGGCCGGTGAGCCCGCTGAAAAAGCCGCCGTACCCGAGATTGCCGAAGACGGGAGAGACGAGCGCGACGGGGCGCCCGTGCGAGAGAATGTACGACGCTCCCAGAGCGATCTGCATCATGGCGAGCGTCGTGATGAAGGGCGGCAGGTTCAGTTTCACGACCGGTAACGCGTTGACGTAGCCGGCGAGCGCGCCGACGCCGAGGCCGCTCAGCAGCGTGACGGCGATGAGGAGAACGCCCGACAGATGAAGGGAGTTCGCGACGATCGCCATGACCACGCCGCATAGCGAGACCAGCGACCCGATCGACAGGTCGATGCCCGCGGTGATGATGACGAACGTCTCGCCGATCGCCAAGATGAAATCGTAACTGATCTGGCTGAGGACGGACGCGATATTTCCGCGGCTCAAGAACGCGCCATGCGCGGCAACGTCGACGACAGCGATGAATGCGACGAAGACGGCGGTCGCCGCGAGGACGCGCATCCACGAGAGCTTTGCGGGGAGTTTTGCGGCCGGCTTCACGCGGCCGCTCCAGCCGCCGCGAGCATGACGGCGTCGGGGGTTGCTTCGTCATGCGCGAAGCACTGTACGAGCGCGCCCCCGCGCACCGCAAAGATACGGTGCGCCATGCCGAGCACTTCGGGAAGTTCGCTCGAGACCATGACGATCGCGCTGCCGCGCTTCGCGAGCTCGATCATCAGCGCATAGATCTCTGCCTTGGCGCCGACGTCGATGCCGCGCGTGGGCTCGTCGAAGAGCAGCACGCGCGCCGTTCCGATCAGCCACTTTGCGAGCACGACCTTCTGCTGCGTCCCCCCCGAGAGATTGCGTACCAGTTGCTCGGTGCTCGGCGTTCGTATGTCGAGCTCGCCGAT
Proteins encoded in this region:
- a CDS encoding ABC transporter permease; its protein translation is MRVLAATAVFVAFIAVVDVAAHGAFLSRGNIASVLSQISYDFILAIGETFVIITAGIDLSIGSLVSLCGVVMAIVANSLHLSGVLLIAVTLLSGLGVGALAGYVNALPVVKLNLPPFITTLAMMQIALGASYILSHGRPVALVSPVFGNLGYGGFFSGLTGLLHVQGNLFPIVWMLVVGLFFSTLLTRTRFGRYVLAIGGNEEASRLAGVDVARTKTLVYVISGVCAAIVGFLYLALFSSGSPQTGTGNEMLAAIAAVVVGGTSLMGGRGTIVGTFFGALLIGSLNNAMNLLHIDSYLQMVVLGVVILLAVALDELRKRYF